In Deltaproteobacteria bacterium, the following proteins share a genomic window:
- a CDS encoding fatty acid desaturase: MEAESDDVLKSFEVVRPWRFWWDWLWTVVPVFGLIYLCEQVSFLFYIPAVYLIGSRIFRLALLGHEGVHGLLFRSSKWNTFVARYLCHFPVMISFSRYRAIHLLHHRFVGEGQDPDGYIYQGYPICFRTWLKRTLVGILIGRALLNFFEYFTEVPVHVRKLFGRPEGRQLLVKSDFSQYLIFWCVVLLTIIYFEAWYYFALYYLVPAYLLMPFNELSNAYQHGAYSGKAQSRSQTLPYGLMEFIFPLHLNFHFEHHLNSRVPHYNLPVYSRALKARNRLPQENVGSFTAATRLIFR; this comes from the coding sequence GTGGAAGCTGAATCGGACGACGTATTAAAATCCTTTGAAGTAGTTCGGCCGTGGCGTTTCTGGTGGGACTGGCTTTGGACAGTTGTGCCTGTATTTGGACTTATCTATCTTTGTGAACAAGTCTCTTTTCTGTTTTATATTCCAGCTGTTTACCTGATCGGGAGTCGAATTTTTAGACTTGCGCTTCTCGGCCACGAAGGCGTTCACGGTTTGCTTTTCAGATCGTCGAAATGGAATACCTTTGTCGCGCGGTATCTGTGCCACTTCCCAGTAATGATTTCTTTTAGTCGATACCGAGCTATTCACCTTCTTCATCATCGATTTGTGGGAGAGGGGCAGGACCCAGACGGATACATTTATCAGGGATATCCGATTTGCTTTCGCACATGGTTAAAGCGCACTCTCGTCGGAATACTAATAGGCCGCGCCCTCTTAAATTTTTTCGAGTACTTCACCGAGGTTCCCGTACACGTTCGCAAGCTTTTTGGACGACCAGAGGGGCGTCAGTTATTAGTTAAGTCTGACTTCTCACAATATCTAATCTTTTGGTGTGTAGTTCTGCTTACTATCATCTATTTTGAAGCCTGGTATTACTTCGCACTCTATTATCTCGTGCCGGCATATTTATTGATGCCGTTCAACGAGCTGTCCAATGCCTATCAGCATGGAGCCTACAGCGGAAAAGCACAAAGTCGTTCGCAAACTCTGCCCTATGGTTTGATGGAGTTTATTTTTCCTCTCCATCTGAACTTTCATTTTGAGCATCACCTGAACTCACGTGTGCCGCACTATAATTTGCCAGTCTATTCTCGCGCGCTGAAAGCTCGGAATCGACTTCCGCAAGAGAACGTCGGCTCTTTTACTGCCG